The stretch of DNA TGTATGCAAGACAGTGACACCTCTGTGAGGTGGGAAGAGGTGTGATTATCACAGAGGATGTatatcatttgtgtgtgtgtgtgtgtgtgtgtgtgtgtgtgtgtgtgtgtgtgtgtgtggtagcccTCAAGCTTCAGGCGTTGTCCCAGAGCCTTGGGCGTCTCTGTACAGAAAGACCTGGAAGTTTGGTGGAGTCCTAGCATGAGAAGGTACACACTGAGTAACAtgtactcacaaacacagagaaagatgtaacacacacacacacactcatatttcatatacagtcacagacatacagtatacatactgAGTCACATAATATAACTACACAGTGTAAACACATgctaaaacatatttaaaaaaaaaagagatcctCACAGTAGTAAACCTTCATTGGAAAGCAAGCAGAGCTCGTTGTGCAGCATGACACTCTTTTGCGTCTTCATGCAGGAGCAGATCCACTGTACAGATCTACTGACTGATGATGACCCTACCACCCTACACACAAGAGATGGAGTGACAGAGTGCAAcctggaagagagggagaaggaaggaATGAGAGGACCATCAGGGAGGAGAGTAGGAAGGCAGCCAGTGACAAACAGGTAGAGGGCTTTCCGCTCTGTCATACCTGCGCACATGTAACACGGGATGGACCAATCACAGTGAGGACGGCATTCTGGACAGTGCAAGAGAGGACCAATCACAGTGAGCCATCACATAGAGGATGCGGGACCAAAGGAGCTCCTCGCCAGAGGGAATTTGAGGCTTGGATGAACAGATGTGAACACtaacagtcacaaacacacacacacacacacacacacacacacacacacacagactgtactGTCAAATCAAATCTCTGAGAATCAGTTGACGCTAACTCatgaattgttttgttttttgttaatgactcaaaatatattataatataaattGTTTTGAACCTAAATGTGACATATTCATGTACAACAGGAAGTCCGGTTCCAGCATATGGAGCATGGAATCACGGAATAGTAGAAAAATTAAAACTTAGAACTAATAATTAACAAGAGTGATCCAATCTTCCTTGAGCAGGATTGCCCGCCTCTATATTACAGCTGGAAGGGCCAGGGaagcttttatttatatagtgttATAACATACAAATATGTCTGAAGGTTAAAAAGTCCAGCTTGAACTTGATCCCCCTTGAACTTGATCCCCCTTATGGAAATAAGGTCTAAGCCAGAACTCCCTTAAGGATTAAAATGAATGATTTTATAGACAGATCTACAATCAATCATACAACTGAATACAGGAGGTAAATGCtataattttaaaaggctaGATATGGATGTGTGGTGTACATGTTTGCAGTCATACGTTTGTGAAGTTCTGTAAGATGCTGCCAGTTATCATCACCTCCCtaattgtttgtttatctgtcAAAACAGTGGGACCATCTAAATCttgtaaatgtttaatgttgCCTCTTACTCGTTTAAGTAATTATAGGAGAAAGAATATATAATTATAGTCCCTTTTTAAACCCTTTAGAATTAATTGCTCCAAATGATTTATGGATTTAATAAATGCTGGCATCCAGCCATCTGTGCCCAAGGAGCTGCACCCCTTGCCATGGCAGGCCCCAGAGAGCAGTATGCAGGCTCTCTCTGCTGGGCTTGGGTTATGAATATGTCCGCAGCACGGAGTGCGTTAGAAGAGGTCTTTATTGAGCAAAACATTAATGAGCGAAAGCCGTAAGATATATGTGGCCATAAAGAGTTaagtgtcccccccccccccccatatgtGTGAAATGAGTTCCTCTTGACTGCCCACATGCATTTAGAGCTTGTGCTGTTTTGGAAGAAGTTTGTGTATCCAACCATTCAGTCAGCAGTCATAGAGTGCGCACAaagatacacactcactcactcgtccTGCTCATTCTCTCTGAAGCACATATACATGCATATTAGACACAGCTTCCATTTGCTGTCAAGCACTCATCTTTTCCGAAGTATTCACACACATGAGCCTGCTGTGTTTGCTGGTCTAACCCGTGTTTTGTTTATCCAAAGCCAACAGGGTGAAGTCAGTGTGGGGAATGGGAATATGAAGGATCTGAAACTTGAGTATTTTTTTAAGGAGCCATGTGGGATTCGGTAAGCTTTGAGTCGACTTAAACGCACATGGCGCTCTTGCATTGTACGTAATATGGCGGTCACACAGAGCAACGTGttacctagcgttcatgggatTCGGAAAAAActtttttcccagtgaaaacatcattccGCATCATTCACGTCACATAATGTGTGAGGttggaaactggggctagattttgctaacagggttgcccagttaggggctcgtcatcacttttgtcgtcactttgtagttcgtttgtagtccatgtggcctttcatgtccaacagttttaatgtgaacttgggaatttcctgttgtcacttgaaagctgcatatttcacaagcgtcttacactatattttaagcaaatacagttgtttatttaggattagtgagtatgttttaacctttgctGTGGCAtgcgtgtttgtcacacattccgacagcaaagcacatgaacacttgctgtgggaaaaacaaagtagccacgtaggcggtccttgtcattcccaagtgccatgaatgcaccatTATTACAAGAGTTGGCTCGTTGGGTTACAAATTTCAATGGGTATCTCCACAACAGAGCTTAGACGTTTTTGACATGTCAAAAATTGTTGTTTCCTCACATTTTGTTGGTATTTCTTAGGtcatttttgaatgtttttttgtttatttttttttataaaaaaaaaaaaaaaagatacagtAATTTGTCAGATAGTGAGCTTGCTCCACGTGAAGACAATGGGCAGCAAAAGGAGGAATTTATTACACATCATCTTCATTATTCTCATCAGGATCAcatatttacatacatacaaacaactTAACATGTCTCAGGCAAACAGCTGCCTGAGAATGGGCATGTAAGAACACATACCagtccaaatataaaaaaagagCTAGTCCCTTTCCTCTTGAGGTGATTGGCTTCGGAAGAGATTGTGTTTGGCAAGTGTGTATAGCTTGTAATGTATGCTGgaataacgtgtgtgtgtgtgtgtgtgtgtgcgcgcttgcaCTTGctagtgtgtgttgctgtgtatgtgtttgtgtgtgtgttttaggctgAAGTATGTGTGTTGGTATCTTTCGTATTGTGTGATggtaacatttgtgtgtgtgtgtgtgtgtgtgtgtgcagagtgttcATCCTTTATTGTCCTGTAAGAATAGCAGCGGTTATTCCCaaaaaaacagcaacagcagcatcaTGGTAAACCAACTTCACACCCTGACCATAGACTGACACATGCTTTCAAACTGAGCGTCTAGTCACACGcttattcgtgtgtgtgtgtgttaggtgtatTCACACAGGTGTCCGCAGCCCGTGGGGCAGTGTGTGTTATCCCTTAGCCAGCTCCTCATGTGCTCCAGGTGGCCGCCGTGCCCACAGCCCTGGCACCACACAAACAGGCCCCGCACCACGTGGtggcacactgcacacacacttgcacactggCGACACCTAcaggcagggaggagaggaagagagacagaggcagatgTGAGAGGTCACATTACTACAGGCTACAGACATCCTCTCTATATGCCAAGTCACAGCATTGGAGCAGGAGTTTACTAGACCGAGTCTATGAATACCATGACATAAATAAGTCATGATGTCAGCAGTGGCCTTGAATCAGTCCTGCAAGATTCAGGATGATTTTACAGCAGATGGCGTGTTGAGCCACTTTCAACCCATCAAATGCTGATATTTGTAAAAATGGGGATATTGTTACTATTAACACTGACACTGATGTTTCATTATGCAGTTAATTTAttactatttattcattttcattattttatttacagCTTGAAAAAGGGTGCATTTACACTTAAAGCTGCTGTTGGAACAACGTAGGGTCTATTTTTGGATGACAACGAGGGTAAACTTTCGTTGAGGACTAAAATAACATTAATCGGAGTAGTTTTGAGTAAGACCGGAAAATGCATTTACAACGAAATAGCATAGCAATAGCCTTGGGAGCAATTTCTCTGTTTCGACCATGCATGTTGTTTTACATCTGAGATTGAACGTTCTGTTGTCGCAGTTACCTGTCGCAGATCCAGCCGCGGTTGTTCATTGGCCGCTTGCAGTTGCTGCAATTGATGTGCAGCGTGGTGGAGGTCTGGTTGAGGCAGCCGATGGCTGCGCAAGTGCTCAGTTTGATCACCTCGTTGGACACGTTCCACAGCTCAAAGCGCTGCAGCAGGTCAATATAGGACATGTACCAGTGCTCCtgtgccagacacacacacacacaattatgttttAGTGCAGCAGATCAAAGAATATGATCTagtggcacacatacacagagacagaaatACACATTGGAACATGTAGTGGAATCACTACAGATGATCTACAAAGAGCATAGATTAGGCCATTTTTTCATTCAACATCAGGactaacaaaacacacacacacacacacacaacactacaaCAAAACGACAGACGCACACCTGTAAAACACACATAATCTGAGGCAGTACGAACAGCACAGAAAAAGGCCCACATGGTGCACCTGCGTGAGGTCGTCGATCTCCTTGCGGATGCGTTCGCCGAGGACGATGAGCACGGACACGGCCATCTGCACGTCGCCCTGCTCGGCGTAGTGGGCCAGCATCTCCTTGACGACGGGGCCGAAGAAGGCGGGCGGCAGGTGCGGCGGGAAGAGCAGCTGCGAGACGGAGATGAGGCTGACCGACTCGGAGGGCGTGAGGCAcgcgccgccgccgccgccgcccgtGCTGCTCTCCGCCTCGCTGCCGCTCACGTGCGGCGACTCGGCCTTCTCCAGGAGCTCGGGCGCCGCCGGCTGCTCCATGATCTCGTGCCGCAGCGGGAAGGCCTCCTGCGGGAGCGTGTACTCAGGCTCCTCTGAGGAGGgagacgagcacacacacagacgcacgcacgcacgcacgcacgcacgcacacacacacacagtcagaaatgtgcatatacacacacaatgtcatttATCCATACACCCAAGCAATGTCAgaaacgtgcgcacacacacacacacacacacacacacacacaagtgatatatgtgcatacaaacacacttgaTACAGGACTCACCAGTCTGGTTGTCATGCTCCATGGAGTACAGGTCATCATCGTCCAGCTCTGCGTCTCCAAACACGTACTCGGCCTGACCCTCACTGCCCTCTGTCTCCTCATTGTCCACTgatggacagatggagagagagagagagaggagagaacaaaGAGAAAGCAATGAATAAGGAGAGTCAGAGGAGAAAAGGACAAAAGGAAGAAAAacaggctgtgtgtgagtgcggcGTGCTGCGTTACCATCGTTGTTGTTGACGTTGATTTCCAGGTTGTGGATGTTGTCTTGTCTGCTCTCCTTGTTCCGCTCGTTCAGGCCGGAGCTCAACTCCTTCATACTGAAACTGACGCCACGACCAACACAACATCAGCGGCTCACAAACACCATAAACTTCCAAAAACATTCCTGCACCCAACAGCCACATTCATTCCTGCTGCAGAGGCCAATATAACTTTTATATTTATAACATTATAACTTTGCCAACACAGAAACTCTAGCCACACACTGCTCTGTGTTGAGGCACTGTGTTCACATCTGTATGTAGGTGCAGGGCCGTACCTATTGAGGAGGGGCAAGGTTCCCAGTTTGCCGATGTTGTGATTAGTTGAGCTGCCAAGGTTGGCTGGCTCTGAAAACATGATCCTTAACATGGTCCATGTTGTGGAAacctatacaaacacacacaattacagatCTGCACAATTAATctgaaacactcacacaaacacacagaaatggcAGGACAAAATGAGCACATTTAATTTggacacttaaacacacacacacacacacacacacacacacctgtgggcGGTTGAGCTGCTTGGCCACCTTGGCGTTGTGGTCGCACAACTCGGCAAAGGGCTTCCCACTCAGCAGGTAGAGCCGTGCCGTCTCCACGAACCAATCCATGCAGCTCCCTGCCCCGACACCTCCCCCGACGCCaccgccacctcctcctcctcctcctcctcctcctcctcctcctcctcctcctgcaggcGCCTCAAACACGCTCAGCACGCTGGACACCTGGGCGAACTGCTCGGTGACGTCCGGCTTCTTGAAGAAGAAGATGGGGGTAGCGGCGGTCCCCGCCCGGGTAGCCAGGCTTGCGTCCGGCCTCGCCGGCCATCAGGCTCTCCTTGGCGGCGAAGGCCAGGTCGCCCAGCAGGCCGAAGCACAGGCCCTCGGGATTGGCACGGTCCACGGGCCGGCTGGCGTCCTTGAATGCATGCTGGTACAGTGTGCTGTCCTTGGAGCCCGACAATAGCACCTGTCGcattgaacacaaacacacaagttaaatgtagatatgtatggtgcgtgcgtgcctgcgtatATATACACAAGTAGGAACAAAactattcatacccctggcaaatattaaTTTAATGTTGGTTTTCTCTTCAccgatatgtttgttctgactgaaaatgacactaccACATGCCAAAAGATTGTAAGACCAATGTGGTAGAACAATGGAATCTGAAAAAGAAGCTTTTTCATCTTTTTGAAAATTTtgtatgaaaaatggcatgtttttaaataatcaatggaaacatctttatcttcatgaaaatgcttctttttctgattccatgtttctactacattgtcttacaaccttttggcatgtggcagtgtcattttcagtcaacattaaatcaatatttgccaggggtatgaataattctGTTCCTAACTGTATATATAAACACGGGTATGACATATAATATGGGTGTGTGCTTAAAGGGGTGCTTTTGTGTCTGTTGGTTTGTGACtaggtgtgtatatatatatatatatatatatatatatatatgtttatatatgtgaGGAAGGCTGTGTCTGTGAATGGATATGTACATGGCATCCTTGAAAAGATGTTGATAGAGCATGATGTCCTTGGAGGAGATTCAAAACAGGACAAGGACAATGCATGGGTGAGAAGTGTGCATGCATTATGCAAATACCGTATGTTAGAGTGGCAAATGACATTGTATGCCTGTGcggtgcatttgtgtgtgtgtgtgtgtgtgtgtgtgtgggggggggggggtagatgtaTATATGGACGGATACAgatatgtgagtgtgagagagtgagtgagtgtgtgtgtgtgtgtgtgtgtgtgtgtgtgtgtgtgagtgagagaaaaagagcaatTCAAACAAGTGGGAAACATGCAATTGTGTTGCGAATAAGCGAagcgagaaggaggaggaaagcTTGAGTCTCCATCTTTAATAATGTGCGTTTCCTGAGGGAGATTCCGCTCTTCCATACAACTCTAAAGTAATGAAACACCTCCACAAACCCAGAGAGCAGAAAATAAACTGCAATATGAGTGAGGCTGTTAAGGGACGTGCTCTGGCATCTGTAGCAGCCTGCCCAAGTCAAgctcatgtttatgtttatggtacaatatttgacagacacttttgtccaaagccactAACAGCATATGTGTAGGAATCCTAGTGGCCacggtgtgggtgtgtgtgtatgtgtatgtgtgtgtgtgtgtgtgtgtgtgtgtgtgtgtgtgtgtgtgtgtgtgtatatatatcgtGCCTGTGGGTCGTGTTGGTGCCTCCAAACGATGCCTGTGGTGACGTCCTTGTGCTCCTCGAAGGTGGCGAAGGGGATGTAGGGCCGGCGCACGTCCCACACATAGATGTTGTGGTCCACCATCATGGAGCAGGTGGCCAGGTGGTACTTCTTCTCGGGCCGCCACTTGACCCGCGCCACGGAGGCGATGGTCTGCACGCAGTACACCTCCTTGGCCCGGTTGGTGGTCATATCCCACACCTTCACCATCTTGTCCCGCCCGCCTGTGGCCAGCCAGccccttcagagagagagagagacagagaggagggagggagggagagagagagagagagagagagagagagagagaaagagagaaacagtaaGAGAACCACTTCTAGCatcgagacacacacacacgccatctcCTACTAGTCATCTGGATGTCAGTCACAGTAGATCAGTAGATGGGGTTGTTGAACAtgtagcacacacagacacaagcacacaaaacacacaagctCACTTTAACTCccacgctcacacacaaacacacacacacacacacacacacaagcacacaaacatataagCTCACTCTCActaccacgcacacacacacacaaacacataagctCACTCTCActactacgcacacacacacacacaaaagcacacaaacacataagctCACTCTCActaccacgcacacacacacacacaagctcaccctctcacacacacacacacacacacacacactacctgtcGTCCGGGTGCCAGTCACAGCAAAACACAGGGCCAGTGTGAGCGGTGAACATGCGCTCGTAGCGGTCGGGCCGACGGATATCCCACAGCTGGACGTTACCGTTCTCAAAGGACGCCGCAAACGTGAAGTAATCCTTCATGCTGAACTGAACGTCACGCACACTCTCCGACTGACCTAAAACACACAATCCAAATTTGTAGACAAATGTGTCTGTATAAGAAAGTTCCACCTGGCTATTGTGGAAGCTCGTGTAGATGCTTTTTCTGATCATTTATTACTATTTATTTGGTGTGCTGAACAACGGGGTCAACAAGATGGGTCAACTCCTGGCCATCTCAGAAAAGGTCAGGACATTTCACAATTTAGCTTTCTCTTACTCTCACTCAGTCCACCTAAGAgggtgctgtctgtctgtctgtctgtctgtctgtgtatacaCAGCACTTGACCACCTGAGAGGGTGGTAATAgacctgtgtctctgtgtgtgtctatgtgtgtgtgtacatacatagTCCCAATTCATCTCATGATCTGACAGACTCCTATTAGCACAAGTTGAACCACTACATGAAGCCGTCTTGCgagtgtatgtttgagtgtatgtttgtatgtttgtatgtctgtgtatgtgtgcgtgtgtttgtaaacACTCTACCCACCCACCTGAGAAGGTGTTGATGGACTCCTTCTTGCGCTggtcaaagcacttcatgaagCAATCTCACAAGTGAGCGACCAAGTGTGTGTCTGAACGTCTTCCTGGGAGTGTATGTGCATGAACACTCTCAATACTCACcttagactgtgtgtgtttttgtgtgtgtatatattatatgtctaaatgtgtgtgtgtatgtgtgtgtgtgtactctctctCACCACTCACCTTAGAAGGTGCAcaaggactgtgtgtgtctgtcagtgtgtgtgtgtgtgtgtgtgcacacacacactctctcgccaCCCACCTGAGAAGGTGCTGACGGACTCCTTCTTGCGCAggtcgaagcacttcatgaagCCGTCCTGCGAGCCGGACAGCAGCATGTGCACCTCGGTGGGGTGGAAGCACACCTTGTTGACCGTGCGCTTGTGCTCAGTGAAGAGCTGCTCCTGCTTGTTGCGGCAGGGCCGGCCCAGGTTCCAGGTGACCACCGCGCCGTTGGTGGCTGCCGTGGCCAGCAGGTTCTCGTCCATCTGGTGCCACATGACGTCGGCGCAGCTGAAGTTGAGCGAGGGCTTGCGCCCTACGCGCAGGTTGAGCCGCTCGGTGAAGCCCTCCTCCTCCAACGCGTAGATCTTAAAGATGTTGCGCCCCGCCACCACCACCTGAGAGAGACATGGAGGGAGACTGACTTCAAGCATCCCTTTATTGGAACATTCATCTCAtgtcacattacattacattacattacattacactgaAATACTTTACATTTATGACCTAAAACCAGCTACTAGAACTATAgcaactagagagagagagagagatgggcataactatataaataaaaaaggtAAACAAATGATTTATCTGGTCACTTGTAAAAAGTATCTATGTGTATGGATTGCACTGCACCACCACCTAAAGCACAGACAAAACTGAATGTAAGTGATAAAGAGTGTTTCACATAACATATATCTAGTCCATCAGGTCTACTgtctaatttgtgtgtgtgggagtagaAAGCCTGAGAGAGAAAAGGTGGAATGAggtaacccccccaccccctccgaAAGAGACCCAAATGTTCATTTTACCATCTCCACTGTCTTTTCTCAGACAGTTGTTAAAATACCAGCCTCATAAAAGTTTAAGAGTTGGACTTTTAAGAATCTAATTGTGAAAGGGTGCGTGATGGGTGTGTGCGTGACGCGCGTGTGTTTCAGAGCGAGAAAGACACACACGAACCTGTCCTGCATCTCGGCACACACTGATGGCGTTGGCAGGGGCGTCCAGGTGGCAGAACATGGTCTTTCCCCCGACAGCGGCACTGCCCAGCGCCGTACTCACACGCGTCATCTTCTCCATCACCACCTGAGAGGGCAAGTCAAGGAGGAAccagacacgcagacacagacacacagacacagacacagacacagacacacagacacagacacagagagagagaaagtaatatTAAGTCCATTGTTACAACAtattagcctggaaaatccagaccctgataatctagaaagattaagggtctggcaaagagcaatgtaatggcccaactcgaggggcagaaacaagcatgcatttaaaaatctcactgcacgcaaatgcatttaaaaat from Alosa sapidissima isolate fAloSap1 chromosome 24, fAloSap1.pri, whole genome shotgun sequence encodes:
- the wdr24 gene encoding LOW QUALITY PROTEIN: GATOR complex protein WDR24 (The sequence of the model RefSeq protein was modified relative to this genomic sequence to represent the inferred CDS: deleted 1 base in 1 codon), whose amino-acid sequence is MEKMTRVSTALGSAAVGGKTMFCHLDAPANAISVCRDAGQVVVAGRNIFKIYALEEEGFTERLNLRVGRKPSLNFSCADVMWHQMDENLLATAATNGAVVTWNLGRPCRNKQEQLFTEHKRTVNKVCFHPTEVHMLLSGSQDGFMKCFDLRKKESVSTFSGQSESVRDVQFSMKDYFTFAASFENGNVQLWDIRRPDRYERMFTAHTGPVFCCDWHPDDRGWLATGGRDKMVKVWDMTTNRAKEVYCVQTIASVARVKWRPEKKYHLATCSMMVDHNIYVWDVRRPYIPFATFEEHKDVTTGIVWRHQHDPQVLLSGSKDSTLYQHAFKDASRPVDRANPEGLCFGLLGDLAFAAKESLMAGEAGRKPGYPGGDRRYPIFFFKKPDVTEQFAQVSSVLSVFEAPAGGGGGGGGGGGGGGGGGGVGGGVGAGSCMDWFVETARLYLLSGKPFAELCDHNAKVAKQLNRPQVSTTWTMLRIMFSEPANLGSSTNHNIGKLGTLPLLNSFSMKELSSGLNERNKESRQDNIHNLEINVNNNDVDNEETEGSEGQAEYVFGDAELDDDDLYSMEHDNQTEEPEYTLPQEAFPLRHEIMEQPAAPELLEKAESPHVSGSEAESSTGGGGGGACLTPSESVSLISVSQLLFPPHLPPAFFGPVVKEMLAHYAEQGDVQMAVSVLIVLGERIRKEIDDLTQEHWYMSYIDLLQRFELWNVSNEVIKLSTCAAIGCLNQTSTTLHINCSNCKRPMNNRGWICDRCRQCASVCAVCHHVVRGLFVWCQGCGHGGHLEHMRSWLRDNTHCPTGCGHLCEYT